In the genome of Trypanosoma brucei gambiense DAL972 chromosome 11, complete sequence, the window CCATTCGTGGGATTATACCAGCGCATCCATCACTTTTCCTTCCGTCCTTTTGGGTGGATAAAGCAGACAAGGAGATGCTCCTCTCACTACTCATGGGAAACATCGGTGTCCGAAACGACTAACATAAGTCCTACCACCACAAGAAGCGCTCCCGCCAACCACGTGATTGTCACCACTtcatgaaacacaaaaaaaccgAGGATGGCGCTCACCCCAAAGTTGGCTCCGGTGTTAACAACTTGACAAACGGGTGTAGATCCGCAAGACAGCGCCCTCACATACCACCTCCACATCTGTGCAGTGCAGTAGCCATTCGCCGCCAGTGATACGGCGCGGAGCCCAAGAACCAACGCAGCAGCCAACGAATTACTCCTGGCGTCGATACCTACCAACGCAAAAAACATACTCACAACTCCAGAAAGAGACGTGGCACTGCCGCTGTTATCGTGCGCAAACGCAAGCTTTCCAACAACTGCCGAGAGGGCACCGAACGTACCTGCTAGCAGGGAATACAACAAATACCGGCGCCCGCCCACAGTCCCCTCTTTCCTACTCTGCTTTGacatttcctttatttcccccccattttttttgtttccatctcGGTTTtgtcacaacaacaacaacaagtagaaaagaggtgaagttatctctttttttttttaaaaaaagacttGGTTCGCTGTTGGGTACTGCTACCACCATGCAATTTCAAAGCTTTACGAACCAGTTTTCGGCTAACGCCACCACAACAGATGCATTTAGCAGTGTCGAAGAATATACGTGCACGCGCGCATGTGATGGGAGCCTCAATGAACAGCACGGATGTAAATGAGCCTAATGCAAGTTAACGTGCATCCATCGTAGAAACTGGGTAAAACACAGGcgacaaaataataataataataataataataattcaaaaGACAGCCACCGAAGACGACTTATGGAGAGATCAGACGTAAAGACGACATGCAGCCGGCGAGTAGGGAGGAATCCAAGTTGATATTCTCCCAAACGACGGGATTTTTTCCATATtgcctcatatatatatatttttgcgATGCGGATACTCGGTTGACAGTTTCCAGTTTAACAATTCACACACTCACTTACATCACACACAAGCTcctactcttctttttttctttttccttttttttttgctttccccttcaccCGCCATACGCATAGAGACAACTTCACACAGTTGATTCAAGTGATTTCAAAGGTTTCGTCACAACAtaaccacacacgcacgtaaCATTTGTTGCGGTGTATGAGCGAAAGTGACAAAAAAGCATTACCACTGAGAACCCACATTAGGTGAGAGGAACTATTTGTattaaagagggaggaagggaCTGGcgagtggaaacaaaaaaaaagaaaaaaaaaagaagcgcacGACCACTGAATGGAAGGTAAACACAACCCGGAGTGAATAAATGTTATCATCCCTCGCTCATGGTTTAATAGTCCATTGAGTATTCTCATAtgagaaatttaaaaaaatgtccTGTTAGAAGTAAAAGAATCTCGTTCAACCACGCCCGCAGAGGCATGGGTCCATCAAAATTACGCCTGAACCTAAAGATCTACCGTCCTTTCCCATTGCCCATGTACATACTGGCTATAGAACCCGTAATACCTTCCACACGAAATCaggaaaggaggggggaaagaaaaaagtaaaaaaaaaaaaagacagcagCGATATGTGGAGCGGGATTTCGAGGACTTCCACCTTTTTTAAGACCCGCTCAAattatgtatttgtgtttactTTGGTTGATGAAGAGCGTACTAATCCTCCATCTATTTGCCATTGGAGTCCCCAGGAGGGATAAGGCGATGGAACATTTTCAGAGTGAGTAAAACAGTCACCACAGCGCCAGTGGTTGCGGCACCGATGCGATAAAGTGTCTAACATAATCAAGCATATTTAATATATAACTCGGTCACTGCCCGAGTTATATATTAAATATAGCACAGAAAGTAGACGCCAACAACATATAAGATTTGTTACACAGTGTTCCTATGAGTGCAAAatagtgagaaaaaaaaacggaaggaCAATAACGCTGAAAACAACACGACAGATGTATTAACAAGTGATCCAGTTGGGCAAATGTGTCAGCCGCTTGAAAATAGTCACTTGCAAACAATTCTTGGAAACAATTAGTCGGTTCCCCTTAGGAACGCACGAAACATtgtccccttccctcctccccccctcctGGAGCCGCAACCACATAATAGTAGCGGTTAGACAACACCGCAACTACAGAGGAGaaggcaagaaaaagaaaaaaaagaaggaaatgaccGCTGTAAACAGCAACGCTACTTTTAAGTAATGATAGCTTGGAAAGGAAATACAGTAAACAACTTTCTCTCCACTTGCGAACGGATCACTTCTCCCTAAAAGCAGCTGCTTCCGTTAAGTAAATATGTTTTAGAACATGATGATGTGTAGCATCTGACACAAGAAGATGTActatatttcaaaaaaaataaaataaaaataaataaaataagtaaaagTAATAAGTGCTTCTTGTGCTCACAGTATGCAAACTAACGTGATGAGAGTGATTGTACTTTCCtaagaaacaagaaagaggggaTGCCCCATGGTAATCGATCCCCCAgtacctttttgttttcttcactgTATTCCTTGCGTCTGCATTTGTTGCACTGATTTCAACCTGCATCTGTTATTCTTTTTGTCGATATAAAAATATGATCCCTTCGCCTTTTCGCTAATGCGTCGCTGACAATTACTGGTTACATTTTGTGGCCTGCTGAGCATCGTCCATTGCAATGGTCCACTATCCTCACATTCCCATTCTCTTACCTcttttatacatatatatatatatttttcggTTGTACTTATTTTCGCGTTAGAAACGATAGACATGATCTTTTGTATAACCCATATCTCCCAAGATGCCACCGACGTCAGGGGCGTTGTTAAGTACTGTTCCCGTTGGTTGGTACGCAAGACCACCGCTCATTGCCTTGAGCACATTGGGCGAAGAGCCAACCACCTTCGTCATCATTGGGTCCGGGCCACAAACTAACACGAGGTTATTATCCGCTGGTTCAGGCATAGTTTCTTTTATCATCTGCGGCGTGATGTATCCAATATAACCATTATAGTCACTTTGCGGATTCTCCAACATATCCACGGTGTAATGAACACTAAGGCGGTCAGCATGTTTTTTTGCCGTGCCGTCTAACATTCCTTTGAGGAGGATTTTGTTCTCGGACCTGTTGGCAAATAGAAGTGAAAGTTTGGTCTTGTCGCCAGGGGTGTCGAGCGAAGCGTTCATGAATTGTAGGAGCGGACATATTCCAGTGCCACCACCAATCAGTCCCACCTCAGCCCATCGGTTCTTCTTGTATTGCAACTTGTATTGAACAACCCGAAAGAGAAGCGTGTCTCCAACGTTCATGGAGAACAGATGTTCCGTGAAGCGACCACGGGGTTGTTTCTTAACGAGAAGGTCAAAGTAACCCATTGTTCCATTGGGGGTTATGGGCGTGTATGACCGCATCGGCTGGTCCACAATGTTGGCACCCTCCTTAAGACAGGCTTGTAGAGTACTGCATGGTACAAGATCAAAAGTGTCATCGACGCGAGGCAGAAGGAAGCGGAAGATGGCGACATCTTCGGCTAAGTTGATAACCTCACCCAATGCAAGCGGTTTGAACTTTGTGTCAAGCACGGCGTTTGTGCGACACTCAGCTGTATGTTGCTGCGAAGATACACGTGCTTTAAAAGCCGCACCAAGAATGGAGGCAGCAGTAAAAGTAAGGAATTTCATAATCAGAGTACAGTAGTTTAAAATAATATCAATAACTATTACCTATGTTCCTTCGTTTACACTAACCTCACCACAATTTACGAAAACAAgacaggaggaaaaagaaaaacaatgtcAAATGCAGCTTTTCGGATTGGTGTGCAGCATCAAGAAAATTTAGCAGCTGCTAGTAGCATCATGAAACTCTAGGTTTAGCGGATAGAAGGGGCTGTGTAAAGAAAGATATCCCACGCCCACGGAGCGCTGCCGAAAAGCCAATATCTGGCAATACCAACTTAACAACGCGTTCTCCACGACgttcccct includes:
- a CDS encoding NADH-cytochrome b5 reductase,putative, translated to MKFLTFTAASILGAAFKARVSSQQHTAECRTNAVLDTKFKPLALGEVINLAEDVAIFRFLLPRVDDTFDLVPCSTLQACLKEGANIVDQPMRSYTPITPNGTMGYFDLLVKKQPRGRFTEHLFSMNVGDTLLFRVVQYKLQYKKNRWAEVGLIGGGTGICPLLQFMNASLDTPGDKTKLSLLFANRSENKILLKGMLDGTAKKHADRLSVHYTVDMLENPQSDYNGYIGYITPQMIKETMPEPADNNLVLVCGPDPMMTKVVGSSPNVLKAMSGGLAYQPTGTVLNNAPDVGGILGDMGYTKDHVYRF